In Hallerella porci, the sequence GCATTTGCCGAAACTTTTTGAATTTCTTTCAGCTGCAAATAAAATTCTGCAATCGCAGTAATCATATAAGGCGCGACCCAAAGATAAGCGATTCCCAATGTGAAAAATCCCAAAAGAATCCACGGCCAAAAATGCAACATCAATTTAAATAATTCCATGCGGTGTCCCGCCATCCATTTTTGACTTTCACAAATCGCTTGAAGCGGTGAATATTCCGGATGATCCATTAAAACAAACGGCGTCATCGCATACGAAAACCATTTGATAATTCCTGGAATAATGAGAAGGCAAGTCCACAGCGTCGTAAAAATTCCCACGAGAAACGTCGTCAAAAAGACTTTGAAAAAATAAGAAAAGCCGTTGCTAAATCCAACAAAAAGTAACTTCAACAATTTTTTGCGGCTGCGGGCAATTTCATAAAAACAAGCGATAAATCCAAATTGCAAAACCGGAGTCAGGCACAGATAAATAAAAGTCAATAAAAGCTGTAAGCGAGAATTCGGCGGAGCACTTCCTTGTGGAATGCAAGCGATCATCGAAACAACCCAATACACAATACAAGCGAGCGCGCCAAAGCCCCACGCTTCTGCTAGTTTATCGCAAGCCGTTTCTTTAATTTTTCTCGGATTTAATTTTTGCATTATTTTAATTTAAAATAATTTTTCGTTGGTTATAAACGGACTGTCCGCCGTTACAAACGCGAGCCATTACACAAGCGATGAAAAATGCCGGAAGTGCATCAAAGCCAAAAACTTCGCAGCCGATTAAAATCGGAGCGAGAAGAGTTTTCGTTGCACTGCCAAAAACTGCAGCGTATCCAAGCGATGCAGCGAGCGGAATCGGAATTCCAAATGCAGCCGCAGCGACGACTCCAAAAGTTGAGCCAATGCTAAAAAGCGGAGTCACTTCGCCGCCTAAAAATCCCGCAGAAAGAGTGAGAATCGTTAGCAAAAATTTGAGAATCCAATCGTAATTTTGAATGCCCGAAGCCACGCCATTTTCTGCAAAAGCGATGTCGATTAAATTCGTGCCAAGTCCAGAATAACGCCCTTGCCAAAGCAAAAGGAAAAGTGCGCTAAGAACAATTCCCATCATCAAAATGCGGCGCATTGAATCCGGAAATTTTTTTGCAAAAAAATCTTTTGAAAGTTGCAGCACTTTGGCGAAGCAACCACCGACAATGCCAAATAAAATGCCAAGTCCCGCGATTTTTAAAATCAATGAAATGTCAAGTCCATCGTGAAAAAGCATCGCGTTTACGCTGGTTCCAAAATGCGTTTGCAATAATTCATTTAAATCGACGGAAAATTTTTCGAGCCCGAGAAGATTTGAAACTTTGCATGCGGTAAACGCTGCCGCAGCAGTCGGGAGAAGCGATTTGAAATCGAGATAACCGATGACTAAAACTTCGAGCGCAAATGCCGTCGCGGCAAAAGGAATTTGAAATAATCCCGAAAAGCCTGCGGCCATTCCTGCGACAAGTAAAATATGCGATGCACCTTCAATCGGTAATTTTCGGCTGATGAAATTTCCCACGGTTCCGCCGATTTGAACAGCAACTCCTTCGCGCCCAGCGCTTCCGCCAAAGAGATGAGTCGCCCATGTTCCAATCATCACCAAAGGAATGAGTTGCAAAGGAATTTTTGATTCCTTTCCTTGTCCAACTGCAAAAACCAAACTCATTCCGCGTGAAGAATCCTTTCCCCATTTTCGATAAGCGAAGACAATTCCCGCCCCGACAAGAGCGAGCGCCGGAATAAAATAAAGCGGATAAGTAGAACGCAAATCGCCCGCAGCCAAAAGGACGCGTCCAAAGAGCGCCATCAATGCGCCCACAAAAGCGCCGAGCAAAATCGCAATTCCTGTGAGCGCCGGAAGCGAAAACCACTTTTTAAAAAATTCGCGGACTTTTGCTTGCATCCGTTCCTTCGCCATTTTCATCATCTGCTCTTTCAATTCAGGTGGCATATTGGCGAATTGTTCTTTGAACTGATTGTACTTTCCAAAATCTTTAAAATTCATACGGCAAAATTAGAAACTCTTCCGAGTCATTTTAATGTGTAATTTTTTGTAATCGCATGAAGAAGTGCGCGGCAACCTTCTTCAACATCGTCCCATGTCGCTTGAAAATCGCCCGTGTACCAAGGATCTGCGACATCGCGATTTTCCCCCGCCCATCGCAAAAGCAAAGAAATTTTTCCTTTGCCTTCACTTTGCATTTCGCGTTCGTAAATTGTTTGCGGTAAAATCCAACGTAAATTTCGCAGATTATTTTTATCCATGACGATAATGTAATCGTAATCCGCATAATCTTTCGCAGTCATTTGCCGCGCTGTTTTTCCGCTGCAATCAATGCCGTGCAAAGCAAGCATTCTTTTGGCGGGCGGATAAACCGCATTTCCAATTTCTTCGGTACTCGTCGCCGCCGAAGCGATTTTAAAATCCTCTGCTGAAAAATTTTGCGGAAGCTTTTCTGTTTTCACCAAATTTTTCATCACAAATTCCGCCATCGGACTGCGACAAATATTGCCATGACAAACGAATAAAATGCGAATCATTTTTTCTGCGCCCTTTGCTGAAGTGCTGTCGTATTGCGTTCCCAAAATACACCGTCAGCGTAGCCTTGAATCGTCACATCCTTTTCTGCCATTTCAAGGCGTTTTTCTGTCCAGCAACAATACTGTTCATTTTGCTCGATGCCGACATAATGTCTGCCCAATTTTTTTGCCGTTACCGAAGTGGAACCCGAACCTAAAAAAGGATCCAAAATAACATCGCCGGGATTTGAACTTGCGAGAATCAATTTGGCGAGAAGCTTCTCGGGCTTTTGCGTCGGATGCGCTGTGTTTTCGGGCATTGACCAATACGGAATGGAAATATCGTCCCAAAAATTCGACGGATAAGTATTGCGAAAATTTCCGTCTTCGGTTTCTTCCCAATCTTTCGGCGCGCCATCTACTTTATACGGCGCCACGACTTTTCTTCGAATTTTTACCGCATCGACATGAAATGTATAATCCGCAGAATTGGTTGCAAACCAAATATCTTCCATTCCATTTTTCCAATTTGAAAGGGCGCCGCGACCTTTTTCACGTTGCCACGTAATGCGATTTTGAATATGAAAATGCGACTTCAAAACTTTCTCAATCGGAAGGCTCGATTTCCAATCGCAGCAAACATAAATCGTAGCGTTTTCTTTTAAAAGGGGCTTCACCCGTTGAATCCAACTTTCCGTATATTCTTCGTAGAGTTCATCCGAAGTTTTCTTGAATTGATTGCCGTGATAATTTTTCGCCAAATTATACGGCGGATCCACAATCAATAAGTCCACAAAATTTTCGGGAAGAAGCGTCAAATTTTGAAAGGTATCGCCGACAATTGTTTTATCTAGAATGTTTTCAAGTTTTGCTTTTTCAAACAAACGAACACAACGGTCCAAATAAATTTTTCCTTCTTCTACCGTCATATCAATCGTTTTATTTCTTTCGGCTTTCACAATTTTCCTCTCAATTTTTTAACGGCAAATTTCAATTACCGCGGAATGGCGGCGATGAGTTTTTGCGTATAAGCTTCTTGCGGCTGCAAAATGACATCGCGACTTTTTCCCGTTTCGACGATACGACCCAAATGCATTACGGCGACGCGTTCCGTATATTGCGCAACAAGTCCCATGTTATGCGTAATCAAAAGCACTGCCGTTTTTGATTCTTGCGCCATTCTCTTGAGCACTGCAAGAACAGCCGCTTGCACCGTTACATCTAAAGCCGTCGTCGGTTCGTCAGCGATAATGAGTTCTGGTTCTGGAATAAGCGCCATCACAATGCAAATGCGTTGCAACATGCCGCCGCTCATTTCGCACGGATAACCGTTTAAGACGCGTTCCGGATCGGCAAATCCCGCTGACTTTAAAAAACTTCGAATTTTTTCGAGCGCTTCTTTTGGGGGAATTTTCGGAATCGCTTCGAGCAGTTGACTTTTTATCGTCCGCACCGGATCGAGCGCTTGCATCGGTTCTTGAAAAATGACCGCGATTTTTTTTCCGCGAATTTGCTGCAATTCTTTTGTAGACATTTTGAGCAAATCCATTCCGTGAAATTTTGCAGAACCCGAAATGACTTTTGCAGAAGGCCGCGGCAATAGCCCGAGAAGACTCATCGAGGTGACGCTTTTTCCGCTGCCCGATTCTCCCACGAGCGCAAAAAATTCGCCCGGAAAAATTTCAAACGAAACATCAAAAGTCACTTGCTTCGGTGGCGAAACGCCGAATGCAACAGAAACATTTTCAACGGAAAGAATCGGCTCATTCATAGCGGTCTCCTGATTTCGGATCCATCGCATCGCGGATTCCTTCGCCGACAAAAGTCGTGAGCAGAAGAGTTACAAAAAGCGCAGCGACCGTGCAAATCGAAATCCACGGCGCATATAAATTATTCAAGCCTTCGCTCATGAGTTCGCCCCAACTCGGCGTAGGCGGTTCTAAACCAAAGCCCAAAAAATCAAGAGAAGTTAAACTGCCGATGCCGCCGATGAGAGTAAACGGAAAAAGAGAAATCACCGGCGTAAGCGCATTCGGTAAAA encodes:
- a CDS encoding DUF975 family protein, producing MQKLNPRKIKETACDKLAEAWGFGALACIVYWVVSMIACIPQGSAPPNSRLQLLLTFIYLCLTPVLQFGFIACFYEIARSRKKLLKLLFVGFSNGFSYFFKVFLTTFLVGIFTTLWTCLLIIPGIIKWFSYAMTPFVLMDHPEYSPLQAICESQKWMAGHRMELFKLMLHFWPWILLGFFTLGIAYLWVAPYMITAIAEFYLQLKEIQKVSANAKSVNSEN
- a CDS encoding chloride channel protein; protein product: MQAKVREFFKKWFSLPALTGIAILLGAFVGALMALFGRVLLAAGDLRSTYPLYFIPALALVGAGIVFAYRKWGKDSSRGMSLVFAVGQGKESKIPLQLIPLVMIGTWATHLFGGSAGREGVAVQIGGTVGNFISRKLPIEGASHILLVAGMAAGFSGLFQIPFAATAFALEVLVIGYLDFKSLLPTAAAAFTACKVSNLLGLEKFSVDLNELLQTHFGTSVNAMLFHDGLDISLILKIAGLGILFGIVGGCFAKVLQLSKDFFAKKFPDSMRRILMMGIVLSALFLLLWQGRYSGLGTNLIDIAFAENGVASGIQNYDWILKFLLTILTLSAGFLGGEVTPLFSIGSTFGVVAAAAFGIPIPLAASLGYAAVFGSATKTLLAPILIGCEVFGFDALPAFFIACVMARVCNGGQSVYNQRKIILN
- a CDS encoding low molecular weight protein-tyrosine-phosphatase; protein product: MIRILFVCHGNICRSPMAEFVMKNLVKTEKLPQNFSAEDFKIASAATSTEEIGNAVYPPAKRMLALHGIDCSGKTARQMTAKDYADYDYIIVMDKNNLRNLRWILPQTIYEREMQSEGKGKISLLLRWAGENRDVADPWYTGDFQATWDDVEEGCRALLHAITKNYTLK
- a CDS encoding ABC transporter ATP-binding protein; the protein is MNEPILSVENVSVAFGVSPPKQVTFDVSFEIFPGEFFALVGESGSGKSVTSMSLLGLLPRPSAKVISGSAKFHGMDLLKMSTKELQQIRGKKIAVIFQEPMQALDPVRTIKSQLLEAIPKIPPKEALEKIRSFLKSAGFADPERVLNGYPCEMSGGMLQRICIVMALIPEPELIIADEPTTALDVTVQAAVLAVLKRMAQESKTAVLLITHNMGLVAQYTERVAVMHLGRIVETGKSRDVILQPQEAYTQKLIAAIPR
- a CDS encoding DNA-methyltransferase — encoded protein: MTVEEGKIYLDRCVRLFEKAKLENILDKTIVGDTFQNLTLLPENFVDLLIVDPPYNLAKNYHGNQFKKTSDELYEEYTESWIQRVKPLLKENATIYVCCDWKSSLPIEKVLKSHFHIQNRITWQREKGRGALSNWKNGMEDIWFATNSADYTFHVDAVKIRRKVVAPYKVDGAPKDWEETEDGNFRNTYPSNFWDDISIPYWSMPENTAHPTQKPEKLLAKLILASSNPGDVILDPFLGSGSTSVTAKKLGRHYVGIEQNEQYCCWTEKRLEMAEKDVTIQGYADGVFWERNTTALQQRAQKK